The DNA segment GAAGAGGGAGTCTCTGGTCGAGGTTCTTGATATGGAAAGTGTATAAAATTGTCCCTTGAATCCACGACATTTCATGGCATTATGCACCCGTTCGGCTCGGTCCCAGCTTTTAATCAGAAGCATACCCACCAGCCATGCGTATGTTTTATAAGTATGGCTGGTCGTTGTCGGCTTAAAGCCTCGCGCAGTCATTGCTTGGCGCATGAGAATGTATTCATGATGAATAACGAAGATGTAGCGGTAGGTGAAAAGCAATATATGGCAGAGCTTATTGGGAACTCGGAGTCTTTGAAGTGCTGGGCCGAGGTCCTGAATTTTGATTGTACCCAACAAAGCCATTAATATCAGTACAATTGCATTTGATTTCAGAGTGATCAAGGTTGAAAGTTTAAGACCTTCTGCGGTGATCACTATGGGGCCAATGTGAAAAGCTGGAGTCCCAGGGGTGGTTATGGGGACAAGTAGCCAGAGGAAAAGGATAAAAGTATTCACAATTATGAGGCGTTTTGCCACGAGGCTGATAGTTAATCTGGCGACCATCATAAAAACAATACCACAAATTAAAGCTGTGAGAGCTTGTAATGGCGATTGAACGAGCGCAGTCGGTATCGAAAGCAGGCTTGCACAAATGATTCGAATACGCGGGTCCAATCTATGAATGGGAGACTGACCGGATTCGAAATTCGTTCCTATGATCGTCATGAATAAACCTCACTTCCCTCATTGCACAGGATTGTTTGGATTTCAGGGCGTAGTACAAAAGGAAAAATCGTGCAACTCAGATAAAAGGGGCTTTCAGAGGAGTATAGCTATACAGTCAGTCCAACCTCTGGGGCAATTTTTTTGATGGAATCAAGAGCTATCTGCAAAAAATCTCCAAGCTCCAACCCAATTTCATTACACTCTCGAATACAGTCTCGGCTAACACTTGCGGCAAAAGCTTTATCTTTCATCTTTTTCTTGAGGCTTTTTGTCTTCATACCCTCAATTTTCGTCGGACGGACAAGAGCTCCAGCGTGGATGAGACCAGTGACAGTCTCACCGCAACGAAGGGCGTGATCAAAAAGGGTGTTGGGGGCTTCAGCCCCATTCATTTCAGAAGCATGTCGCTTAATAGCGTTCAGAGCATCTTCCGGGAGCTTTCCATGGAGAAGCTCAGTCGAGTGTATTCCATGTTTGGCGGGGTTTTCTTTTGTTGTGGCATAGTCCAGGTCATGAAGAAGTCCAGTTATTCCCCAAAGTTCTTCATCTTGACCGAGATGGTTGGCCAGTCCTCGCATCACTGCTTCAGATTCAAGAGCATGGTTGATTAAGCTTTCATCAATGTTCTGTTGGCGAAGTAATTCCAGTGCGTCGAGACGTGAGATCATTTGATTCTCCTCTTTGGCTATCTTGGTTGAATGGGCTTACAAGATTAGAATAATGAGCCTCTTGTCCCGTGTATAGAGACAGATTATTACAAAATAGAGGTAACAGATAAGTTAGTCTAACCAACATGCAGTTTGGATTTGGGAATCCACATTCTTCAATTCAGGTTTTATTACAGCACATTTTTCAAAAGCATAAGGGCAGCGAGGATGAAAAGGACACCCTCTAGGAGGGGCTAAGGGGCTTGGGAGATCTCCATTCAAGAGAATCTGTTGTGATTGCGCTTCGGGGTCTGGCGCTAGAACTGCAGAGAGGAGAGCCTGCGTATAAGGATGTCGAGGAAATTCAAAGAGAATTTGAGCAGGGCCAACTTCCATGATTCTTCCCAAATACATGACAGCGACTTGATCTGCAATGTGACTGATCACTGAAAGATCATGTGAAATGAAGACATATGTCAACTTGAATTGTGTCTGAATGTCTTTAAGCAGTGTCAAAATTTGAGCCTGTACGGAAACATCTAGAGCCGAAACAGGTTCATCGCAAACAATAAGGTTAGGATTGAGGGCGAGGGCGCGGGCTATGGCTATTCTTTGCCTCTGCCCACCTGAAAATTCATGTGGATATCGCTGAGCATGCTCTGGAAGAAGACCAACCAGTTTGAGCGTCTCGTTTACTTTGAGAATTCTGTCTTTCGGGGAGCCAATATGGTGGATATCGAGTCCTTCCCGGATGATCGCGCCAACTTTATGGCGGGGA comes from the Pseudodesulfovibrio piezophilus C1TLV30 genome and includes:
- the cbiQ gene encoding cobalt ECF transporter T component CbiQ, coding for MTIIGTNFESGQSPIHRLDPRIRIICASLLSIPTALVQSPLQALTALICGIVFMMVARLTISLVAKRLIIVNTFILFLWLLVPITTPGTPAFHIGPIVITAEGLKLSTLITLKSNAIVLILMALLGTIKIQDLGPALQRLRVPNKLCHILLFTYRYIFVIHHEYILMRQAMTARGFKPTTTSHTYKTYAWLVGMLLIKSWDRAERVHNAMKCRGFKGQFYTLSISRTSTRDSLFVIISLIAVSCILAIETFKGILL
- a CDS encoding HD domain-containing protein; the encoded protein is MISRLDALELLRQQNIDESLINHALESEAVMRGLANHLGQDEELWGITGLLHDLDYATTKENPAKHGIHSTELLHGKLPEDALNAIKRHASEMNGAEAPNTLFDHALRCGETVTGLIHAGALVRPTKIEGMKTKSLKKKMKDKAFAASVSRDCIRECNEIGLELGDFLQIALDSIKKIAPEVGLTV
- a CDS encoding ABC transporter ATP-binding protein; this translates as MALLELTNTHKSFKITSGLLGLQSGELRAVDNINLSVEKGKTLGLVGESGCGKSTLAKCIMGLEKLTAGEIRFEDKTINSWDEKKLRRKIQMIFQDPYSSLNPRHKVGAIIREGLDIHHIGSPKDRILKVNETLKLVGLLPEHAQRYPHEFSGGQRQRIAIARALALNPNLIVCDEPVSALDVSVQAQILTLLKDIQTQFKLTYVFISHDLSVISHIADQVAVMYLGRIMEVGPAQILFEFPRHPYTQALLSAVLAPDPEAQSQQILLNGDLPSPLAPPRGCPFHPRCPYAFEKCAVIKPELKNVDSQIQTACWLD